CTGAGTACAGTGTCATAAACTTCTGAACCTGAAGCGGGTCTTGTTTCTATAGCAAGATTTCCACTTTGAGGTACAACGGCCTTGAACCATACATTGTTACTGGCATTTGGCCGACAGGAAGGAGTAGTATTATTTGTGGTTGTTCCTGAGTTGGTGGAAGTGATGACTCCTGATGCAAAGTTAGTTCCAACAGGTAAAGGAGTTGCTCCTGAACAATTGTCATTGGCTGGCGGTGTATATTCGTAAGCTGCAACCTGAAATTTTCCATCATAAGAGCTTGATTGAACCTTCCATACACTAATATATAATGTGGTACCCGGAGTTTGCCCGGTTAGATAGATCAAGGAGAATCCACCTTGTCCGCTATATTTATTACAAGCAATTTCAGTTAAAGAACCGCATGTCCCGCTGTAAACATTAAGGGCTGAACTATCAAATAAAGAGCCTGGAGTCTGGCGTGTTTCTATAGCAAGATTTCCGCTTGGAGGAACAACGGCCTTAAACCATACATTATTACTGGCCATTGGCCGGCAGGAAGGAGTGCTGCTGTCTGTAGTTGCTCCTACATTGGTAGAAGTGATAACGCTTGAAGCAAAGTTGCTTCCAACAGTTAAAGGAGTTGCTCCGGAGCAGTTATCATTTATAGACAGCAATGGTTCAAACACTGATATTTGAAAAGGACCATTAATACCATTCGGGCTATATTTCCATGCACTTATATATAATGTGGTTCCGGGAGTCTGACCAGTTAAAGTAATTTTAGAGAAAAAATAGAGTCCGCTGCTGTTATCACAAGCAATCTCGGTTAAAGATCCACAGGTGCCACTGTAAATACTGAGGGTGGTATTATTGAGTTCTGAACCTGGGGCCTTTTGGGTTTCTATAGTAAGATTTCCACTTGGAGGAACTATGGCTTTAAACCATATATTGTCACTGGCCATTGTTTGGCAGGAAGGGAGGCTGTAGTCTGTTGTTGCACCTAAATTGCCAACAGTTATGGCTCCTGAGGCGAAGTTATTTCCAACGGCTAAAGATGTTGCCGCTGAGCAGTTGTCATTGACCGGTTGCACGGGATCATATGCTGAAATCTTAAATTGCCCATTGCTCATACTTATGTAAGATTTCTTCCATACACTTATATACAATGTGTTGCCGGGAGTTTGATTGGTAAGTGATATTAATGAATATTCACTTACACCGGAGTCATCGTCGCAAGCGATCTGAGTTAAAGAGCCGCATGTTCCGCTATAAACACTAAGTACAGTATTGTTAAACGGAGAATTCAGAGCTTCCCGTGTCTCAATTTTAAGCTTGCCGCTGGCCGGTACAACGACTTTGAACCAAACGTTTTCTACAGCAAAAGAATTACAGGAGGGTATAGCCCCATCTGTAGTTGCCCCTACATTGGTAGAGGTGATAGCTCCTAATGCAAAATTTGCCCCAACATTTAGGCTGATTGCTCCAGAACAATCGTCATTTTGAGCATTGACAAATACAATTGTTAAGAGAAATAAATAAGATAATAATTTTCTCATATTTTTTGTTGTTTCTGGCTTTTAGTTTTTTTTCAAATATACTAAAGTATTCTATGTGATACAATGACAATAGGTTGTAAATTGTGTTGTGAATTTTTATTATATAAGATATTTAGGAGAGTGTTTAACTTAAAATTAATTTTCGTTCAAATTTAGGTAAAAAAAAACCATCTTTCCTTTATTGAAAAGATGGTTGATGGTATTTTTATAATTAAAGACTATTTATGAAGTGCTTTAATATACTTTTCAAGGGCCATTGTCATAGAAGGAGTTTCCTTCGTAGGTGCCATTAAATCTACTGTTAATCCAGCTTCTTCTGCAGCTGCCAAAGTCGTGTTTCCGAAAACACCGATCTTTGTTTCATCCTGCTTGAAGTCAGGGAAATTTTGTTGTAGCGATTTGATTCCTTGCGGACTAAAGAAGATCAGCATGTCATAATCTTTAATGTTGATATCTGTAAGGTCGCTGCATACGGTACGGTACATGATTGCTCTTGTCCAGTCTGCATTAGATGCATCCATGGTTTTCACAATATCCGGACTCAAAACATCTGAAGATGGCAACAGATATTTTTCAGTTGGGAATTTTTTGAAAAGAGGAAGCAGATCTGAGAAGTTTTTTTCCCCAAAGCTGATTTTCCTTTTTCTGTACACAATATGCTTTTGAAGGTAGTTGGCAATTGCTTCCGACTGGCAGATATATCTCATTGTATCCGGAACGGCAAAACGAAGTTCTTCCGCAAGTCTGAAGTAATGGTCAATCGCATTTTTACTGGTAAAAATAATACCTGTATACTGCGTCAGATCTATTTTCTGTGTTCTGAGCTCTTTATTGTCAACCCCTTCGACGTGGATAAATGGACGGAAATCAATCTTTATTTTTTCCTTCTTCGCTATATCCAAATATGGAGAAGACTCACTAGGCGCTGGTTGAGAAACCAATATAGACTTTATTCTCATCATTGACATTTATTAAAAAAATAACAACTTCCAAAGCAATAATAATGGTGCGATTTGGAGGGTGCAAATATACAAAAATTTATAATACCATTTTTCGGGAAGAATCTTGTTCTTGTGAAATAAGTAGAAAAAAACTTTGAAAATGAATACAAAAGAAAAGAAACAAAAATAATACAAGAACATTTTATTTCTGTCTATAGGGAAGTAATAATGGGCTACACAAAGAATTATTAGCAAAAATGTGAGAATGAAATAAAATTTTGTGGAGGTAAAATAAAAAACAGTCCATTTTTTTCCGTCACCTATACTTTGATAAAATAAAAACCCGAATGTTGATTTTACTAAATAAAAAAACAGTACAGCCAGCAAAGTATACCCGAATTTATTAAGCTGATACCCAAAAAGCTGAAGATCGGCAATGTATTTCGGCACAATAGGAATGTACTGCGAAATTAAAACAGATAATGTGAGCGTCGTCACACATGAAGTGATGATCCAGCTGGGAAGGTTGTTACTCGCATCAAAATATTTTTGAAGCAGAAAATCTTTGAGACTGGCATCCCTTTCTATGACGTTCATCATAAAGACATATAAAAATATACAGCCCACTAGGATAAAGATTACCCAATCATTATTCTCAGGTATTCTTACATGATTGATGAAGTGTTGTGATGATGGCAAAATTTAAGTTTTTATTATTTATTATTTAACTTCTGATAGCACAATCCGGCACAGATTTTCCTGTCACCTGTTTCATATATCCGCAGTTAAAATATTTGCTCTCATCGATTTTACGTATTGTTTAGATCTGTTGAATAAAAGTTTCTGTTTCATCCGCTTAATCCCTGAGAAATATTTTTGCAAAATTATAGATTATTTTGTATAAAATAAAAAGGTTAAATAAACTATCTTTGCAAACTGAAATGAAAAAACTCGTCATTATCCCCACATACAACGAAAAGGAAAATATTGAAAATATTATTTCCGCGGTTTTTGCATTGGAGGATGACTTTCATATCTTAGTGGTGGATGACACCTCTCCGGATGGAACAGCAGAGGTTGTAAAAGAATTGCAGAAGAAACATCCACATTATCTGCATCTTTCAATAAGACATTTGAAAGACGGGTTGGGAAAGGCATATATTCATGGATTTAAATGGGCTATCGAAAATAAATATGATTACATCTTTGAGATGGATGCCGATTTTTCTCATAATCCCAATGACCTGCCGAAATTGTTTGAAGCATGCAGAAATGCAGATATGGCCATAGGTTCCCGTTACTCAAAAGGAGTGAATGTGGTCAACTGGCCCATGGGAAGAGTATTGCTGTCTTATTTTGCATCAAAATACGTAAGGTTCGTATTGGGACTTCCAATTCATGATACTACAGCGGGATTTGTCTGTTTTTCAAGAAATGTATTGGAAGAAATAGGATTGGATAATGTAAGACTGAAAGGGTACGGGTTTCAGATAGAAATGAAATTCAGAGCATTTAAAAAAGGCTTCAGAATTGTAGAAGTTCCTATTATATTTACCAACAGAATTTTAGGAGAAAGCAAAATGAACGGCGGAATTATCCATGAAGCAGTTTTTGGAGTGTTAAACTTAAAGTGGAAATCAATCATCAATAGACTATGAAACAAAGCATGAACAATTCTTTACAGACAGAAGAATATGTATATGCGAAGTTCCATCAGATCATTAAAAAATATAAAAAATAAACTGATGAAAAAGCTGATCTTTATTTTCGTTTTGCTGGGCATGTTTTCGTGCAGCGATTATATTGATAAGCCTAAAAATCTGATCGATAAGGGCGTAATGGCAGAAATCATTGCAGATCTTGCGATCAATGATCAGGCAATCTATGTATATCCTGATAAAAATATGGAAGCAGGAACAAGAGCCGTTCTGAAGTCACATAAAGTAAAATCTGATGACTTTGTAGAAAGCTTCAAATATTACGTTATCAAAGAAGAAATGGATGGGATCGCCAATGATGCACAGGAAATATTGCTGAAAAAAGATCCGAAAGCAGATAAATACGTAAAGGATAAACTGAAACAGAATGGAGCTGTAATACCTTTGGTAAGGTAAAACGTTACCGAAGCTTCTAACCTATAAGAAATCACTGATAACAAGGTGAATTAAAAAAGTAGAGAGATGAAATTTTTTAATATAGAAAAAACCTCTGAAGGAAAAGCAAGGGCAGGGGAAATTACCACAGATCACGGGAAGATTCAAACTCCTATTTTTATGCCTGTGGGAACTGTAGCAAGTGTGAAAACAGTTCATCAGAGAGAATTAAAAGAAGACATTAAAGCACAGATTATTCTGGGAAATACTTACCACCTTTACCTTCGTCCGGGCATGGAAACGATGCAGGATGCGGGTGGTTTACATAAATTCATGAACTGGGATCTTCCTATTCTTACCGATTCAGGAGGTTTTCAGGTATTTTCACTGGCGAGTAACAGAAAAATGACGGAAGAAGGTGCGAGATTCAAATCTCATATCGACGGAAGTTACCATATGTTTTCCCCGGAAAGATCAATGGAGATTCAAAGACAGATCGGAGCCGATATTTTCATGGCTTTTGACGAGTGTACTCCTTATCCTTGCGATTATAACCAGGCAAAATCATCTATGGAGCTTACCCACCGTTGGCTGAAAAGATGTATTGAATGGACTAATGATAATCCTGAATTATACGGATATAAACAAAGACTTTTCCCTATTGTTCAGGGATCTACCTATTCTGACCTTAGAAAAATCTCTGCAGAAGTAATTTCTGAAGCAGGAGCAGAAGGTAATGCGATTGGTGGGCTTTCTGTAGGAGAGCCTGAAGAAGAAATGTACAGAATCACTGATGAAGTGACAGATATCCTTCCAAAAGAAAAACCAAGATATCTGATGGGAGTAGGAACTCCATGGAATATCCTTGAGTCTATTGGACTGGGAATTGATATGATGGATTGTGTAATGCCAACAAGAAATGCAAGAAATGCAATGCTTTTCACATGGCAGGGGGTGATGAACCTTAAAAATGAAAAATGGAAGCGTGATTTCTCTCCTTTGGATGAATTTGGGACCAGTTTTGTGGATCGTGAATATTCAAAAGCGTATCTTCGCCACCTGTTTGTATCTAAAGAATATTTGGCAAAACAGATTGCTTCGATTCATAATCTTGCATTCTATCTTGATTTAGTAAAAGTAGCCAGAGAACATATTATTGCCGGAGATTTCTACGAATGGAAAAAATCTGTAGTACCGGTTCTTAGACAAAGACTGTAAGAGAATATGCTTAAAATTGTAGACAGATATATCATTAAAAAATACCTTGGAACTTTTAGTTTCATGTTGGTATTGTTGTCTATAGTCGTATTGGTAATTGATGTTCAGCAGAAGATTCCAAGAATAGAAAATGCCAAGGCCATTGATCCGAAATTGGATCTGACCTATTTCCTTATTCATTTTTATCCCTTCTGGATCATCAATCTTGTAGTGACTTTCCTTTCCATTCTGGTATTTATCTCAGTGATTTATTTTACCTCCAGGATGGCAAATAATACTGAGATTGTTGCCATTATCAGCAGTGGAGCCAGTTTTCACAGGTTTTCCAAACCCTATCTGGTAACCTCCATTTTTATCGGATTGATTGCCCTTGTGGTATACCATATGGTGCTGCCATGGGCTAATATTAAGAAAAATGAACTGGAAGCATATACCTATAATGCTGCCAATAAAGAAAAGATTTTAGGAACAGCTCCTGCCTCTTCACAGCTGAGCAAAACAGAATATATTTTTGTTGATTCCTGGAACAAAAGAGAAAAAAGAGGTTCTAGTTTTGTCTATCAGAAATATGATAAAGACAGAAAAATGACTTATGAGCTTAAAGCAAGTGAAGTGTATTGGGATAATGCAAAAAAGCAGTTTGTTTTAAATAATTATCTGGAAAAAACAATCAATAAAGACAATACTGAAAAACTCGGCAACGGGATAGAATTAAGGAAAAACTACGGGCACTCACCGGAAGAACTTTTCCCTAACGAACTTTTGGGACAAAATAAAACCACTCCGGAACTTTTAAAATTTATTGAAAGAGAAAAGGCAAGAGGAAACAGTAACCTGAACTCTTATCTGAATGAGCTTCATCAAAGAACATCAATGCCTGTTTCTATCATTATTCTGACATTCCTGGCACTTTCATTGTCATCACAAAAAAAGAGAGGAGGATTAGGGATTAACCTGGCAATAGGGATCTCATTAGCCTTTATTTTTGTGTTTTCATTTGAAGCCTTGAAAGTGGTTTCAGAAAATAAAAGTTTGTCTCCCGCTGTAGCAATGTGGCTGCCCAATATAGTATTTTTGCCACTTACCCTTTATCTGTATATCAAAAGAGCCAATCAGTAAAGTAATTTTACTTCCTTATGATAAAAGGAACGCATTCCGTCTTCCAGTTCAATCCAGAGTTCACCCTTTTCGTCTGCATTTCGGATGATGCCATTTTGTCGCTCTTTTTCAATCTCAAAGACAGAGATCATATCTTTTCTGAAAAGATTTGCATTGAATCTATCAAGGATTTCCTGCTCAGAAGGAATGGTTTTCAGTTTCTCAGACAAATATTCATGAAAATTTAATGAAACTTCTTCCAGGTCGAATTGACTGCCTGTCTGCGTCAGGAGTGATCCTGCATTGGATATTTCATCAAATTTGTCCTGAAGAATATTGATTCCTGCCCCTATGATGAAATAATTATTTTGATTAATTTTTTTCTTTTCTATTAAAATTCCAACGATTTTTTTACCTTTAAGGATAATATCATTCGGCCATTTGATTTTTACCTCTGATTCAGACAAATTGGCAAGGAAATCCCGGATAACCATTGCGGTATAGTAATTGAATATAAAATCGGAGCACAAGATGTTCTGAGTATTCACTGCCAGCGTATAAGCCAGGTTTTTTCCAGCAGTTTGAGTCCAGACATTTCCATACTGACCACGGCCTTTAGTTTGATTAAAAGTATGCAGTCCAATAAAATCTGAATTTTCGTAAAGTAAAAACTTTGATATTTCGTCATTAGTAGAAGAACATTCTTTCAGGTAGAAGAGTTGACTCATTTAAGAAAACTTTAAGACATTAAGAAGGTAAAAGTAAGGTTAAAGTAAAGAAAAAACAATAAATTTGCAGATTATAGTATTTTTTTAATGAATAAAACAGCAGAAAAACAAGCGTTAATAGATAAAATCGTTGAAGCTATCCAGGATGTAAAAGGAGAAGACATTATGATCTTCGATCTTTCAAACATCGAAAACTCCGTAGCAGAAACGTTCGTGATATGTAGCGGAAACTCAAATACACAGGTGGCTGCATTGGCAGGAAGTGTTGAGAAAAAAGTAAGAAACGAACTGCAGGACAGACCTTGGCACGTAGAAGGTACTGAAAATGCTATGTGGGTATTGGTAGATTACGTTTCAGTGGTCGTTCATATATTCCAAAAACAGGTACGTGAGTACTACGATATAGAAGAGCTTTGGGGTGACGCAGTCATTACCAAAATTGAAAATGAATAATAAAAATTTAAAAAGTCTAAATGAATAATAAAGGATTCAACTGGTTCTTTCCAATTGCAATCATAGCTCTTTTGCTTTTCTTTGGCTCCAATTTCCTTGGAGGTGATAGCGCAAAATCTATTGATGAGGATGGTTTCTTTAGAGAAATGCAGGCGGGGAAAGTCCAGAATATAATTATATACAAAGACATAGAGAAAGCTGATGTTTTCCTAACAAAAGAAGCAAAATCAGCAATGGTTTCCAAAGCTGGTAAAGAAAACAACCCTCTTTCTGCCTTCGAAATGGCTCCTAAAGCAGATTTTTCTGTGAAATACGGAGACCTTCAGCTTTTCCTTCAGAAATTTGAACAGGTCAAAGCCAGCAATCCGGTTATTAAAACAACAAAAGATTACGGAACAGGGAAAAGCGCATTAATGGACATCTTGGTTCCTGCGCTGGTTTGGATTTCTATTCTTGGATTATTCTACTTTCTCCTTTTCAGAAAGATGGGCGGTGGCGGAGGTCCTGGCGGACAAATCTTCTCTATCGGTAAATCTAAAGCGAAGCTTTTTGACGAAAAAGAAAGAATTCAGGTGACATTTAAAGATGTTGCAGGATTGGAAGGAGCTAAAGAAGAAGTTCAGGAAGTGGTAGATTTCTTGAAAAACTCTGAAAAATATACTAAACTGGGAGGTAAAATTCCTAAGGGTGTCCTTTTAGTAGGCCCTCCGGGAACCGGTAAAACCTTATTGGCAAAAGCTGTTGCAGGTGAAGCTAAAGTTCCGTTCTTCTCACTTTCAGGTTCAGATTTCGTTGAAATGTTTGTTGGGGTAGGAGCTTCAAGAGTAAGAGATCTTTTTGCTCAGGCTAAAGCAAAATCTCCGGCGATTATCTTTATTGATGAGATTGACGCTATCGGACGTGCAAGAGGAAAAAATAATTTCTCCGGCGGAAATGACGAAAGAGAAAATACACTGAACCAGCTTCTTACCGAAATGGACGGTTTCGGAACAGACGTAAATGTCATTGTAATGGCAGCTACCAACAGAGCAGATATTCTTGATAAAGCATTAATGAGAGCAGGTCGTTTTGACCGTTCTATCTATGTAGACCTTCCGGAACTTCACGAAAGAAGACAGATTTTTGATGTTCACTTGAAAAAAATCAAGCTTGATGATAATGTAGATAGAGATTTCTTAGCAAAACAAACTCCTGGATTCAGCGGGGCAGATATTGCTAATGTTTGTAATGAAGCAGCATTGATCGCAGCGAGATATAACCATACTTCTGTTACAAAACAGGACTTCCTGGATGCGGTAGACAGAATTATCGGTGGACTTGAGAAGAAAAATATGGCAATCAAGCCATCTGAAAAGAGAAGAGTTGCTTATCATGAAGCAGGTCACGCTACAATCTCTTGGTTAGTAGAACATGCATCA
The window above is part of the Chryseobacterium sp. MA9 genome. Proteins encoded here:
- a CDS encoding T9SS type A sorting domain-containing protein, with translation MRKLLSYLFLLTIVFVNAQNDDCSGAISLNVGANFALGAITSTNVGATTDGAIPSCNSFAVENVWFKVVVPASGKLKIETREALNSPFNNTVLSVYSGTCGSLTQIACDDDSGVSEYSLISLTNQTPGNTLYISVWKKSYISMSNGQFKISAYDPVQPVNDNCSAATSLAVGNNFASGAITVGNLGATTDYSLPSCQTMASDNIWFKAIVPPSGNLTIETQKAPGSELNNTTLSIYSGTCGSLTEIACDNSSGLYFFSKITLTGQTPGTTLYISAWKYSPNGINGPFQISVFEPLLSINDNCSGATPLTVGSNFASSVITSTNVGATTDSSTPSCRPMASNNVWFKAVVPPSGNLAIETRQTPGSLFDSSALNVYSGTCGSLTEIACNKYSGQGGFSLIYLTGQTPGTTLYISVWKVQSSSYDGKFQVAAYEYTPPANDNCSGATPLPVGTNFASGVITSTNSGTTTNNTTPSCRPNASNNVWFKAVVPQSGNLAIETRPASGSEVYDTVLSVYNGVCGSLTELACDDSTGTGYFSLIYLTGQTPGTTLYINVWNYGVDADYGEFRVSAYEFTPPANDNCSGATPLTVAGDFASGAITTSNAGATTDGNGPTCWYNTVDNIWFTVIVPSSGALTIETKGVTGSLFTNSVIAAYSGTCGSLTQIDCNNDNGQNFFSKISLTGQTPGASLYISVWKSKTDEANGEFQISAYDSSVLSTNEISKDNNKIQVSPNPFTDLVTISDISNVRSISVTDISGKQVRTIKNPSSPVHLGDLSTGIYFINLKMKDGSIKTIKTIKK
- a CDS encoding uroporphyrinogen-III synthase; the protein is MRIKSILVSQPAPSESSPYLDIAKKEKIKIDFRPFIHVEGVDNKELRTQKIDLTQYTGIIFTSKNAIDHYFRLAEELRFAVPDTMRYICQSEAIANYLQKHIVYRKRKISFGEKNFSDLLPLFKKFPTEKYLLPSSDVLSPDIVKTMDASNADWTRAIMYRTVCSDLTDINIKDYDMLIFFSPQGIKSLQQNFPDFKQDETKIGVFGNTTLAAAEEAGLTVDLMAPTKETPSMTMALEKYIKALHK
- a CDS encoding DUF4271 domain-containing protein, with the protein product MMNVIERDASLKDFLLQKYFDASNNLPSWIITSCVTTLTLSVLISQYIPIVPKYIADLQLFGYQLNKFGYTLLAVLFFYLVKSTFGFLFYQSIGDGKKWTVFYFTSTKFYFILTFLLIILCVAHYYFPIDRNKMFLYYFCFFSFVFIFKVFFYLFHKNKILPEKWYYKFLYICTLQIAPLLLLWKLLFF
- a CDS encoding polyprenol monophosphomannose synthase; translation: MKKLVIIPTYNEKENIENIISAVFALEDDFHILVVDDTSPDGTAEVVKELQKKHPHYLHLSIRHLKDGLGKAYIHGFKWAIENKYDYIFEMDADFSHNPNDLPKLFEACRNADMAIGSRYSKGVNVVNWPMGRVLLSYFASKYVRFVLGLPIHDTTAGFVCFSRNVLEEIGLDNVRLKGYGFQIEMKFRAFKKGFRIVEVPIIFTNRILGESKMNGGIIHEAVFGVLNLKWKSIINRL
- a CDS encoding DUF4296 domain-containing protein; the protein is MKKLIFIFVLLGMFSCSDYIDKPKNLIDKGVMAEIIADLAINDQAIYVYPDKNMEAGTRAVLKSHKVKSDDFVESFKYYVIKEEMDGIANDAQEILLKKDPKADKYVKDKLKQNGAVIPLVR
- the tgt gene encoding tRNA guanosine(34) transglycosylase Tgt, with the protein product MKFFNIEKTSEGKARAGEITTDHGKIQTPIFMPVGTVASVKTVHQRELKEDIKAQIILGNTYHLYLRPGMETMQDAGGLHKFMNWDLPILTDSGGFQVFSLASNRKMTEEGARFKSHIDGSYHMFSPERSMEIQRQIGADIFMAFDECTPYPCDYNQAKSSMELTHRWLKRCIEWTNDNPELYGYKQRLFPIVQGSTYSDLRKISAEVISEAGAEGNAIGGLSVGEPEEEMYRITDEVTDILPKEKPRYLMGVGTPWNILESIGLGIDMMDCVMPTRNARNAMLFTWQGVMNLKNEKWKRDFSPLDEFGTSFVDREYSKAYLRHLFVSKEYLAKQIASIHNLAFYLDLVKVAREHIIAGDFYEWKKSVVPVLRQRL
- a CDS encoding LptF/LptG family permease, which translates into the protein MLKIVDRYIIKKYLGTFSFMLVLLSIVVLVIDVQQKIPRIENAKAIDPKLDLTYFLIHFYPFWIINLVVTFLSILVFISVIYFTSRMANNTEIVAIISSGASFHRFSKPYLVTSIFIGLIALVVYHMVLPWANIKKNELEAYTYNAANKEKILGTAPASSQLSKTEYIFVDSWNKREKRGSSFVYQKYDKDRKMTYELKASEVYWDNAKKQFVLNNYLEKTINKDNTEKLGNGIELRKNYGHSPEELFPNELLGQNKTTPELLKFIEREKARGNSNLNSYLNELHQRTSMPVSIIILTFLALSLSSQKKRGGLGINLAIGISLAFIFVFSFEALKVVSENKSLSPAVAMWLPNIVFLPLTLYLYIKRANQ
- a CDS encoding biotin--[acetyl-CoA-carboxylase] ligase translates to MSQLFYLKECSSTNDEISKFLLYENSDFIGLHTFNQTKGRGQYGNVWTQTAGKNLAYTLAVNTQNILCSDFIFNYYTAMVIRDFLANLSESEVKIKWPNDIILKGKKIVGILIEKKKINQNNYFIIGAGINILQDKFDEISNAGSLLTQTGSQFDLEEVSLNFHEYLSEKLKTIPSEQEILDRFNANLFRKDMISVFEIEKERQNGIIRNADEKGELWIELEDGMRSFYHKEVKLLY
- the rsfS gene encoding ribosome silencing factor — translated: MNKTAEKQALIDKIVEAIQDVKGEDIMIFDLSNIENSVAETFVICSGNSNTQVAALAGSVEKKVRNELQDRPWHVEGTENAMWVLVDYVSVVVHIFQKQVREYYDIEELWGDAVITKIENE
- the ftsH gene encoding ATP-dependent zinc metalloprotease FtsH, with the translated sequence MNNKGFNWFFPIAIIALLLFFGSNFLGGDSAKSIDEDGFFREMQAGKVQNIIIYKDIEKADVFLTKEAKSAMVSKAGKENNPLSAFEMAPKADFSVKYGDLQLFLQKFEQVKASNPVIKTTKDYGTGKSALMDILVPALVWISILGLFYFLLFRKMGGGGGPGGQIFSIGKSKAKLFDEKERIQVTFKDVAGLEGAKEEVQEVVDFLKNSEKYTKLGGKIPKGVLLVGPPGTGKTLLAKAVAGEAKVPFFSLSGSDFVEMFVGVGASRVRDLFAQAKAKSPAIIFIDEIDAIGRARGKNNFSGGNDERENTLNQLLTEMDGFGTDVNVIVMAATNRADILDKALMRAGRFDRSIYVDLPELHERRQIFDVHLKKIKLDDNVDRDFLAKQTPGFSGADIANVCNEAALIAARYNHTSVTKQDFLDAVDRIIGGLEKKNMAIKPSEKRRVAYHEAGHATISWLVEHASPLLKVTIVPRGRSLGAAWYLPEERQLTTTEQMLDEMCATLGGRAAEQVIFNNISTGALSDLETVTKRAQAMVTIYGLSPNIGNISYYDSSGQSEYSFGKPYSEETATKIDAEIKLIIENQYERAVRILEENKDKLDALANKLLEKEVIFREDLEEIFGKRAWDPELTEKPVTNTIPEKDQPVVVETPQIKEKEEESEIQAPESPTQL